Proteins encoded within one genomic window of Mesorhizobium sp. AR10:
- a CDS encoding diguanylate cyclase, producing the protein MHRHLIDAPPLAMDADSIEAGRLDALDRFDVMDTPREEAFDRITRLIRNIFDLPIAIVSMIDGHRQWYKAYDGLGNREVARSETFCKYTMQELLPVVVPDARDDIRFARHPSVAGDPHFRFYAGVPLRTGDGHNIGTVCAIGYEPRQFSPRETAILCDLAQLAMDALELRQLAAVDSLTGVLSRRAFKEQGAHALALAQRHKHNLACIAFDLDHFKSINDRHGHAMGDKVLATVTQACREHLRGSDLFGRLGGEEFALLLPHTDRHSMIGVAEKLRQAVSHIVVSQGPSKVGVTASFGMAALDALTPEIDTLLANADAALYEAKAAGRNRCIAWRPANDAPKSPRRRVLKAGRIVFNNRMSSIDCTVRTLAEDAAGLDVTSAVGVPEIFNLAIRSDGFETRCRIISQTERHIEVEFC; encoded by the coding sequence ATGCATCGACACCTTATCGACGCCCCGCCCTTGGCGATGGATGCAGACAGCATTGAGGCAGGACGCCTTGACGCGCTCGACCGTTTTGACGTGATGGATACGCCGCGCGAGGAAGCGTTCGACCGCATTACCCGCCTGATAAGGAACATCTTCGATCTGCCGATCGCCATCGTTTCGATGATCGATGGCCACAGGCAGTGGTACAAAGCCTATGACGGGCTGGGCAACCGCGAAGTCGCCCGCAGCGAGACCTTTTGCAAATACACCATGCAGGAACTGCTGCCGGTCGTTGTCCCCGATGCACGGGACGATATACGTTTTGCACGGCACCCGAGTGTTGCCGGCGATCCGCATTTCCGATTCTATGCCGGCGTGCCCTTGCGCACCGGCGATGGCCACAACATCGGCACGGTGTGCGCCATCGGCTACGAACCGCGGCAGTTCAGCCCGCGGGAAACCGCGATCCTCTGCGATCTCGCACAACTGGCGATGGACGCGCTTGAACTGCGCCAGCTTGCCGCCGTGGACAGCCTGACGGGCGTCCTGTCGCGCCGCGCCTTCAAGGAACAGGGTGCACATGCCTTGGCGCTGGCGCAGCGCCACAAGCACAATCTGGCGTGCATCGCCTTCGACCTCGATCATTTCAAATCGATCAACGACCGGCATGGCCACGCCATGGGCGACAAGGTGCTGGCAACTGTGACCCAGGCGTGCCGGGAACACCTTCGTGGCAGCGACCTGTTTGGACGCTTGGGCGGCGAGGAGTTCGCGCTGTTGCTGCCGCACACCGATCGCCACAGCATGATCGGCGTCGCCGAAAAACTGCGCCAAGCCGTCAGCCATATCGTGGTCAGCCAAGGCCCATCGAAAGTCGGCGTCACCGCCAGCTTCGGCATGGCGGCACTCGATGCACTTACGCCGGAGATCGACACGCTGCTGGCCAACGCCGATGCGGCACTCTACGAGGCCAAGGCGGCCGGTCGTAACCGATGTATCGCCTGGCGCCCGGCAAACGACGCCCCCAAAAGCCCGCGCCGCCGCGTGCTGAAGGCGGGCCGCATCGTGTTTAACAATCGCATGTCGTCGATCGACTGCACCGTGAGGACGCTTGCCGAGGATGCTGCCGGCCTTGACGTGACCAGCGCCGTCGGCGTGCCCGAGATCTTCAACCTGGCGATCAGGTCGGACGGGTTCGAGACGCGCTGCCGCATCATCTCCCAGACGGAACGCCACATAGAAGTCGAATTCTGCTGA
- a CDS encoding OsmC family protein produces MSELKVRTRTTGALAVLQPGGLPVVTTPTGGSVDVVTGVSAPGFNPLDLLYASVAACMVLSARIAASRLGVAASLGEVRAEVSGEKAEGEISRIGRFTITLDVQGDLDEATKERIARDAETICTVSNTLRTSPELHTTLGG; encoded by the coding sequence ATGAGTGAGCTCAAGGTCAGGACCCGAACCACCGGCGCGCTGGCCGTGTTGCAGCCGGGCGGCTTGCCTGTCGTCACCACGCCGACCGGCGGCAGCGTCGATGTCGTCACCGGGGTCAGCGCGCCGGGCTTCAATCCGCTCGACCTGCTCTATGCCTCGGTGGCCGCTTGCATGGTGCTGAGTGCGCGCATCGCCGCCTCGCGCCTGGGCGTTGCCGCCAGCCTCGGCGAGGTGCGCGCCGAGGTATCAGGCGAAAAGGCCGAGGGCGAGATCTCCCGCATCGGCCGCTTCACGATCACGCTCGACGTCCAGGGCGATCTCGACGAGGCGACGAAGGAGCGCATCGCAAGGGACGCCGAAACCATCTGCACGGTCAGCAACACGCTGCGCACGTCGCCGGAGCTTCACACCACGCTTGGTGGCTGA
- a CDS encoding phytochelatin synthase family protein produces the protein MKRSLAFGVIAGVGLLGGAALLIVGQSAVSPDAIQSSVTRAPALIDSAWKLPVAATFNADLAWQSNGSRCGPASLANTFRSIGEEETTEAEVLEGTGKCWTGYCIIGLTPDELADVAQAKTGRKVSVLRNLSADEFREHMKRANDPGRRYIINFTRETIFGAGGGHFSPVGGYLEAEDMVFVLDVNERYKPWLVERERLFSAMDTVDSDGDKKRGLLLIE, from the coding sequence ATGAAGCGCAGTCTCGCTTTCGGTGTGATTGCCGGCGTTGGCCTGCTGGGTGGCGCGGCGCTTTTGATTGTCGGTCAGTCCGCTGTCTCGCCAGACGCAATCCAGTCGTCGGTTACCCGTGCCCCTGCATTGATCGACAGCGCCTGGAAGCTGCCGGTGGCCGCGACGTTCAATGCCGACCTTGCATGGCAATCGAACGGATCACGCTGCGGTCCGGCAAGTCTCGCAAACACCTTCCGCTCGATCGGCGAAGAGGAGACGACCGAAGCCGAAGTCCTCGAGGGAACCGGAAAATGCTGGACCGGATATTGCATCATCGGGCTGACGCCGGACGAGCTTGCCGACGTCGCTCAAGCGAAAACCGGGCGCAAGGTCTCCGTGCTTCGCAATCTGAGCGCCGACGAGTTCCGCGAGCACATGAAGCGCGCCAACGATCCCGGCCGCCGCTACATCATCAACTTTACCCGTGAGACAATTTTCGGCGCCGGCGGTGGCCACTTTTCTCCGGTCGGAGGATATCTGGAGGCCGAGGACATGGTCTTCGTCCTCGATGTCAACGAGCGCTACAAGCCTTGGCTGGTCGAGCGTGAACGCCTGTTCTCGGCGATGGACACAGTGGATAGCGACGGCGACAAAAAGCGCGGCTTGCTGCTGATCGAGTGA
- a CDS encoding 3-keto-5-aminohexanoate cleavage protein has translation MIVQACLNGARGADFHSHLPLDADAMARDGAACIAVGAAELHVHARGLDGRESLAPAAMDRTVLALRRACPGTLIGVSTGAWIENDDQRTLVAIAGWRELPDYASVNLSEPAAPLVMESLRQRGIGVEAGLASIADAERLAGLDHGGRVLRILIEISEQDLDEAFGVSDGIEAVLERAGIRRAILLHGADATVWPFVERAAARKWSTRVGLEDGKELPDGTIASGNAALTAAAVAIFRAGR, from the coding sequence ATGATTGTCCAGGCCTGCCTCAATGGCGCGCGCGGCGCCGACTTCCATTCTCATTTGCCGCTCGATGCCGACGCCATGGCGCGCGATGGCGCGGCCTGTATCGCCGTCGGCGCAGCCGAATTGCATGTCCACGCGCGCGGGCTCGACGGGCGGGAAAGCCTGGCGCCAGCGGCAATGGACCGGACGGTGCTGGCGCTGCGCCGCGCCTGCCCGGGAACGCTGATCGGCGTCTCCACCGGCGCCTGGATCGAGAATGACGACCAGCGCACGCTGGTGGCCATCGCCGGCTGGCGCGAATTGCCTGACTATGCCTCGGTCAATCTCAGCGAGCCGGCGGCGCCACTGGTGATGGAGAGCCTGCGCCAGCGTGGCATCGGCGTCGAAGCCGGGCTTGCGTCGATCGCCGACGCCGAGAGGCTGGCCGGCCTCGACCATGGCGGGCGCGTGCTGCGCATCCTGATCGAGATCTCCGAGCAGGATCTGGACGAGGCTTTCGGAGTCTCGGACGGCATCGAAGCGGTGCTGGAGCGCGCCGGCATCCGCCGCGCCATCCTGCTGCATGGCGCCGACGCCACGGTCTGGCCGTTCGTCGAGCGGGCGGCCGCGCGGAAGTGGTCGACGCGCGTTGGGCTGGAAGATGGCAAGGAGCTGCCCGATGGAACGATTGCATCAGGCAATGCGGCGCTGACGGCGGCGGCGGTGGCAATTTTTCGGGCTGGCCGGTAG
- a CDS encoding Lrp/AsnC family transcriptional regulator — translation MREHLDQTDRRLVKLLSQDAQPGINRIAETMAVSVPTVRTRLRNLLDRNLLKIVGLLNLTERPELISAIVGINAQGRGRARELAQRISELPFVNSASVVTGRFDIIVDVTVAGDVADLYRITSELIPGAGIPGEVVRSETFVVMASCNKWVSLPEGCWSEDVARKEPA, via the coding sequence TTGCGGGAACATCTCGATCAGACCGACCGGCGACTGGTCAAACTGCTGTCGCAGGACGCCCAGCCCGGCATCAACCGGATCGCCGAGACGATGGCGGTCTCTGTGCCGACGGTGCGCACGCGGCTGCGCAATCTGCTTGACCGCAACCTGCTCAAGATCGTCGGGCTGCTGAACCTGACCGAGCGCCCCGAACTGATCTCGGCCATCGTCGGCATCAATGCACAAGGGCGCGGCCGCGCCAGGGAATTGGCGCAGCGCATTTCGGAACTGCCGTTCGTCAACTCGGCCTCGGTGGTCACCGGGCGCTTCGACATCATCGTCGACGTGACCGTTGCCGGCGATGTCGCCGATCTCTACCGCATCACCAGCGAGCTCATCCCCGGTGCCGGCATTCCGGGCGAAGTGGTGCGCAGCGAAACCTTCGTCGTCATGGCCTCCTGCAACAAATGGGTCAGCCTGCCGGAAGGCTGCTGGTCGGAAGACGTTGCGCGCAAGGAGCCGGCATGA
- a CDS encoding saccharopine dehydrogenase family protein, protein MKIAVLGGLGLQGRAAIADLVASSGVEEVVCVDTASDGPARLGGLTDLGRVRFVMPEGEIGASLANVLADVDAVIDLLPQPLMREAVQAAIATRTPLVTTNYARAIADLARAAEKAGVSIMTECGLDPGIDLVLYARAARQFDSITSIDSYCGGIPEPKAMAKPLCYKVSWNFDMVLVSQNRDSVMIEGGERVAVPAGRQHDNRFIHEIEVAGLGRLEAFPNGDALHYVEMLEAAKGLQRSGRYTLRWPGWSAFWAPLKELGFLSEDKVPGTSASPREFLGRLLGPQLQYGADEKDLCVMRNVFSGSEGGRRKTVTSDLIIERDLASGLFGMSLGVGYPASIVAQMLARCEITTPGLLNPLLHVPEGRFFDELARRGILVTETVDWD, encoded by the coding sequence ATGAAGATCGCGGTTCTCGGCGGCCTCGGCCTGCAAGGCCGGGCGGCCATCGCCGATCTCGTCGCCAGTTCCGGTGTCGAGGAAGTCGTGTGCGTCGATACCGCTTCTGACGGCCCTGCCCGGCTTGGCGGCCTGACCGACCTTGGCCGCGTGCGTTTCGTCATGCCCGAAGGCGAAATCGGCGCGTCTCTGGCCAATGTGCTGGCGGATGTCGACGCCGTCATCGACTTGTTGCCGCAGCCGCTGATGCGCGAGGCGGTGCAGGCGGCGATTGCGACGCGTACGCCGCTGGTCACCACCAATTACGCCAGGGCTATCGCCGATCTGGCGCGGGCGGCGGAAAAAGCCGGCGTTTCGATCATGACCGAATGCGGGCTCGACCCCGGCATCGACCTTGTGCTCTACGCGCGCGCCGCAAGGCAGTTCGACTCGATCACCTCGATCGATTCCTATTGCGGCGGCATCCCCGAGCCGAAGGCGATGGCCAAGCCACTGTGCTACAAGGTGAGCTGGAACTTCGACATGGTTCTGGTCAGCCAGAACCGTGACAGCGTGATGATCGAGGGCGGCGAGCGGGTTGCCGTTCCGGCCGGCCGGCAGCACGACAACCGCTTCATCCACGAGATCGAGGTCGCGGGCCTGGGCCGGCTGGAAGCCTTCCCCAATGGCGACGCGCTGCACTATGTCGAGATGCTGGAAGCCGCCAAGGGCCTGCAGCGCTCGGGCCGCTATACGCTGCGCTGGCCGGGATGGTCGGCATTCTGGGCGCCGCTGAAGGAACTCGGCTTCCTTTCCGAGGACAAGGTGCCGGGCACCAGCGCCAGCCCACGCGAATTTCTCGGCCGGCTGCTCGGCCCGCAATTGCAGTATGGCGCCGACGAGAAGGACCTTTGCGTAATGCGCAATGTCTTTTCCGGCAGCGAAGGCGGCCGCCGCAAGACGGTGACGTCCGACCTGATCATCGAACGCGACCTCGCCTCCGGCCTGTTCGGCATGAGCCTCGGCGTCGGCTACCCCGCAAGCATCGTGGCGCAGATGCTGGCGCGGTGCGAGATCACCACGCCCGGCCTGCTCAACCCGCTGCTGCACGTACCCGAAGGCCGTTTCTTCGACGAACTGGCCCGGCGCGGCATCCTGGTGACCGAGACGGTCGACTGGGACTGA
- a CDS encoding ABC transporter substrate-binding protein, with translation MKIAKLFIAGLALAGLTTAANAGTLDDITKRGELRVAVQTQGPPFSLVGAAGERTGSSVELAELMAKEMGVKITFLDFDWDGLIPALLSGKADLLVADMTPTLARGMKVAFTKPYMFTGSTVFTKADSKFKTTEDCKAKGTKIAVLLGATGEKEAKTAFPDADIKSYKGGGPLLLDAVNNGQADCGVNDVSAVKGQSTAYPAGSFTIMPDLLSKEPLAFATRYDEPDLLVWMNLFLDQVSVDGRLQKNLDYWVNSDAWKKDH, from the coding sequence ATGAAGATTGCCAAGCTTTTCATCGCCGGACTTGCGCTTGCCGGCCTCACCACTGCCGCCAATGCCGGAACGCTCGACGACATCACCAAGCGCGGCGAGTTGCGCGTTGCGGTGCAGACGCAAGGACCCCCCTTCTCGCTGGTCGGTGCCGCCGGCGAACGCACCGGCAGTTCGGTCGAACTCGCCGAACTGATGGCCAAGGAGATGGGCGTCAAGATCACCTTCCTCGACTTCGACTGGGACGGTCTGATCCCGGCGCTGCTCTCGGGCAAGGCCGATCTGCTGGTCGCCGACATGACACCGACGCTGGCGCGCGGCATGAAGGTCGCCTTCACCAAGCCCTACATGTTCACCGGCAGCACCGTTTTCACCAAGGCCGACAGCAAGTTCAAGACCACCGAGGACTGCAAGGCCAAGGGCACCAAGATCGCCGTGCTGCTCGGCGCCACCGGCGAGAAGGAAGCCAAGACCGCCTTCCCCGATGCCGACATCAAAAGCTACAAGGGCGGCGGCCCGCTGCTGCTCGACGCCGTCAACAACGGCCAGGCCGATTGCGGCGTCAATGACGTCTCGGCGGTGAAGGGTCAGTCGACCGCCTATCCGGCCGGCAGCTTCACCATCATGCCGGATCTGCTGTCGAAGGAGCCGCTTGCCTTCGCCACACGTTATGACGAGCCGGATCTGCTGGTCTGGATGAACCTGTTCCTCGATCAGGTCAGCGTCGACGGACGTCTGCAGAAGAACCTCGACTACTGGGTCAATTCCGACGCCTGGAAGAAAGATCACTGA
- a CDS encoding amino acid ABC transporter permease encodes MLENFSFRTIVEYLPLFGQGLVTTVWLSALSFAGALAVGILLAAMNLQRGWLFRVPAKAYIDAVRATPLLAQLYFLYFGLPRLGFVLPELVVGILALSLNSGAYVAEIIRAGILSIPRGQVEAGVASGMTYVQRMRLVILPQAFKVTIPPLLGQAIVLVKDSALLSLISVSELTRAGQLLASDRFMPAEGFITIAAFYLLLYYCLKGLVAVSGRWLGLQPARSST; translated from the coding sequence ATGCTCGAAAATTTCAGCTTCCGAACCATCGTCGAATATCTGCCGCTCTTTGGGCAGGGCCTCGTCACGACCGTGTGGCTGTCGGCGCTGTCCTTTGCCGGCGCGCTGGCCGTCGGCATCCTGCTTGCCGCCATGAATCTGCAGCGCGGCTGGCTGTTTCGCGTCCCGGCCAAGGCCTATATCGACGCGGTGCGCGCTACGCCGTTGCTGGCGCAGCTCTATTTCCTCTATTTCGGCCTGCCCCGCCTCGGCTTCGTGCTGCCGGAGCTCGTCGTCGGCATCCTCGCGCTCTCTCTGAACAGCGGCGCCTATGTCGCCGAGATCATCCGCGCCGGCATCCTGTCGATCCCGCGCGGCCAGGTGGAAGCCGGCGTCGCCTCGGGGATGACCTACGTCCAGCGCATGCGCCTCGTCATCCTGCCGCAGGCGTTCAAGGTGACGATCCCGCCGCTGCTCGGCCAGGCGATCGTGCTGGTCAAGGATTCGGCGTTGCTGTCGCTGATCTCGGTTTCCGAACTGACGCGCGCCGGCCAGTTGCTCGCCTCCGACCGCTTCATGCCGGCCGAAGGCTTCATCACCATCGCCGCCTTCTACCTGCTGCTCTACTACTGTCTCAAGGGATTGGTGGCGGTGTCCGGTCGCTGGCTCGGCTTGCAGCCGGCAAGGAGCAGCACATGA
- a CDS encoding amino acid ABC transporter permease produces MIWQQLQSLAGSYPLALRGLGMTVMLSAISLVLGTLLGFGLGILRTGGNRLISTVIGAWVDLIRGTPFLVQIFLIFFILPEFGIELDAFTAGIIALTNLAACFICEIVAAGIASVPTGQVEAALASGLSRWQRMRQVVLPQAMRIVLPPLVGQYVLLIKDSSVVSAIGLTDLTRVGWLVVQRVPNGLLVFFLVGLGYFIVCYPLIMLARRLERRMGAAHGEVQL; encoded by the coding sequence ATGATCTGGCAGCAGCTGCAAAGCCTCGCCGGTAGCTATCCCCTCGCCTTGCGCGGCCTCGGCATGACCGTGATGCTGTCGGCGATCAGCCTGGTGCTGGGCACGCTGCTCGGCTTTGGCCTCGGCATCCTCAGAACCGGCGGCAACCGCCTGATCAGCACCGTGATCGGCGCCTGGGTCGACCTGATCCGCGGCACGCCATTCCTGGTGCAGATCTTCCTGATCTTCTTCATCCTGCCGGAATTCGGCATCGAGCTTGACGCCTTCACCGCCGGCATCATCGCGCTGACCAACCTGGCCGCCTGCTTCATCTGCGAGATCGTCGCCGCCGGCATCGCCTCGGTGCCGACCGGCCAGGTCGAGGCAGCTCTGGCGTCCGGCCTGTCGCGCTGGCAGCGCATGCGCCAGGTGGTGCTGCCGCAAGCGATGCGCATCGTGCTGCCGCCGCTGGTCGGGCAATATGTGCTGTTGATCAAGGATTCCTCCGTCGTCTCGGCCATCGGGCTGACCGACCTCACCCGGGTCGGCTGGCTGGTGGTGCAGCGTGTGCCGAACGGGTTGCTGGTCTTTTTCCTCGTCGGCCTCGGCTATTTCATCGTCTGCTATCCCCTGATCATGCTGGCCCGCCGGCTCGAGCGCCGCATGGGTGCGGCGCATGGCGAGGTGCAGTTGTGA
- a CDS encoding amino acid ABC transporter ATP-binding protein, whose product MTKPSLAKTGMIDFHGVNKWFGALNVLKDITLSVEPREVVVVCGPSGSGKSTLIRCINGLETIRDGDLVVDGQRLGDPATNMTRLRTEIGFVFQSFNLYPHKTALENVTLAPIHVRKIARTEAEQAGRELLAKVGLADKVNAYPSQLSGGQQQRVAIARCLGMRPKIMLFDEPTSALDPEMISEVLDVMVAVAEEGMTMMVVTHEMGFARKVAQRVVFMDAGAIVESGTPEEFFSDPKTDRSRAFLSKILRH is encoded by the coding sequence ATGACCAAACCAAGCCTGGCCAAAACTGGCATGATCGACTTTCACGGCGTCAACAAGTGGTTCGGCGCGCTCAATGTCTTGAAGGACATCACGCTGAGCGTCGAGCCGCGCGAAGTGGTGGTCGTCTGCGGTCCGAGCGGCTCGGGCAAGAGCACCCTGATCCGCTGCATCAACGGGCTGGAGACGATCCGCGACGGCGATCTGGTGGTCGACGGCCAGCGCCTCGGCGACCCCGCCACCAACATGACGCGGCTGCGTACCGAGATCGGCTTCGTCTTCCAGTCGTTCAACCTCTATCCGCACAAGACGGCACTGGAGAACGTGACGCTGGCGCCGATACATGTCCGCAAGATCGCGCGCACTGAAGCCGAGCAGGCCGGGCGCGAACTGCTCGCCAAGGTCGGCCTCGCCGACAAGGTGAATGCCTATCCGTCACAGCTGTCGGGCGGCCAGCAGCAGCGCGTGGCGATCGCGCGCTGCCTCGGCATGCGGCCCAAGATCATGCTGTTCGACGAGCCGACTTCGGCGCTCGATCCCGAGATGATCTCGGAAGTGCTCGACGTCATGGTCGCGGTTGCCGAGGAAGGCATGACCATGATGGTGGTGACGCACGAGATGGGCTTTGCCCGCAAGGTGGCGCAGCGCGTGGTTTTCATGGATGCCGGCGCCATCGTCGAAAGCGGCACGCCGGAGGAGTTTTTCTCCGACCCGAAGACCGACCGCAGCCGCGCCTTCCTCAGCAAGATCCTGCGGCACTAG
- a CDS encoding phosphatase PAP2 family protein, producing MLSALCKACAVILLSVNCAFAQSDLIEPKAGMWKTWVITSGKDFRVPPPPNTSTAELEQLRAIIAKNDAQVAAKIVFWDAGSPGYRWIDLVNDRLLEGQPIPNAHRVYTYLTMAIHDATIAAWESKYFYNRPRPSEADTTLPVVLPTPRSPSYPSEHAAAAGAAATVLSYFFPDETSSFKAMAEEAAQSRVFAGVQFPSDSSAGLELGRRVAEQVIARAKADGSDAVWTGKVPTGPCKWVGDKPGNATMPNWKPIVLASPDEFRPPAPPDCESAAVKAETDAVRQFERKFPNNYKAFYWQSPSGLFTDWYGYASKWMFEDKTDSNPPRAARAYAMLAAIHFDAFIASNDGKFAYWYLRPNMLDPSITPLFAVPPFPSYPSNHSTLSTARSEVLAYLFPSHADFIREVGKEAGDSRIWAGIHYEMDNQAGVALGKAVAGKFIERARKDGAD from the coding sequence ATGCTCAGCGCTTTATGCAAGGCCTGCGCAGTGATCCTTTTGTCAGTGAACTGCGCTTTCGCCCAATCGGATCTGATAGAGCCAAAGGCTGGAATGTGGAAGACGTGGGTGATCACGTCGGGTAAGGACTTCCGAGTCCCACCCCCACCGAATACTTCCACAGCCGAGCTGGAGCAGCTCCGAGCTATTATCGCAAAGAACGACGCGCAGGTCGCCGCGAAGATCGTGTTCTGGGATGCCGGGTCGCCCGGCTATCGATGGATCGACCTGGTCAACGACCGCCTTCTCGAAGGCCAGCCGATTCCCAACGCACACCGCGTCTACACCTATTTGACGATGGCGATCCACGACGCCACCATTGCCGCGTGGGAATCGAAGTACTTCTACAATCGCCCGCGCCCGAGTGAGGCGGATACGACGCTGCCGGTTGTGCTGCCTACGCCGCGGAGTCCCTCCTATCCATCGGAGCACGCCGCAGCCGCCGGAGCCGCCGCGACCGTTCTGTCCTATTTCTTTCCGGACGAGACGTCGTCGTTCAAGGCAATGGCCGAAGAAGCGGCGCAGTCGCGTGTCTTTGCCGGTGTCCAGTTCCCGAGTGACTCTTCCGCCGGGCTTGAACTGGGCCGACGAGTGGCGGAGCAGGTGATTGCGCGGGCAAAAGCCGATGGCTCCGACGCTGTCTGGACCGGCAAGGTCCCGACCGGGCCATGCAAGTGGGTCGGGGACAAACCAGGCAATGCAACGATGCCCAACTGGAAACCGATCGTGCTGGCATCACCCGATGAATTCAGGCCACCGGCCCCACCCGACTGTGAGTCCGCGGCCGTAAAGGCCGAGACGGACGCTGTACGACAATTTGAGCGAAAATTCCCTAACAACTACAAAGCGTTCTATTGGCAGAGCCCATCCGGCCTGTTCACCGACTGGTATGGCTATGCCAGCAAATGGATGTTCGAGGACAAGACGGATTCGAACCCGCCCCGCGCCGCGCGGGCTTACGCGATGCTCGCAGCAATCCATTTCGATGCGTTCATTGCAAGCAACGACGGTAAGTTCGCATATTGGTACTTGCGCCCGAACATGCTTGACCCGAGCATCACTCCCCTGTTCGCGGTGCCGCCTTTTCCCAGCTATCCGTCCAACCATTCCACTCTTTCAACTGCCCGATCCGAGGTGCTTGCCTACTTGTTTCCCAGCCATGCGGACTTCATCCGCGAGGTGGGCAAAGAGGCCGGAGATTCCCGTATCTGGGCCGGCATCCACTATGAGATGGACAACCAGGCCGGTGTCGCACTCGGCAAAGCGGTCGCCGGAAAATTCATCGAGCGGGCGAGAAAGGACGGAGCAGACTAG
- a CDS encoding DUF4239 domain-containing protein, with product MSAFLTGGVVLLCLSGAASIGMLLRAYLPDHHVSADSKDAIKLATAVVGTLSALALGLLIASAKTNFNDAETELRTSVARLLLLDRVMAHYGPETQQARGLLRKLVEERLYQAWGNANEATDDTAAEDLGIEPVQDTLRALSPQTDAQRSIQARALQVSGQIAEAHWLLIEARGEGLPWAFLAILVFWLGLIFFTFGLWAPVNVTVICTLLVCALSVASAVFLIVDMSHPYLGFIHVSDAPLRDALERMGRR from the coding sequence ATGAGCGCTTTCTTGACCGGAGGGGTCGTATTACTCTGCCTGTCCGGTGCCGCTTCGATCGGAATGCTGCTTCGTGCCTATCTACCTGACCACCATGTGAGCGCCGATTCGAAAGATGCGATCAAGCTAGCCACAGCGGTGGTCGGGACGTTGTCGGCGCTTGCGCTCGGACTTTTGATTGCCTCGGCCAAAACCAATTTCAATGACGCTGAGACGGAGCTGAGGACTTCGGTTGCACGTCTGCTGCTGCTCGACCGTGTCATGGCGCACTACGGTCCAGAGACTCAGCAGGCACGGGGGCTGCTGCGAAAGCTTGTTGAGGAGCGGTTGTATCAGGCCTGGGGCAACGCGAACGAGGCGACGGACGACACTGCGGCTGAAGACCTGGGCATAGAACCCGTTCAGGACACACTACGGGCGCTGTCTCCGCAGACCGATGCTCAGCGTTCGATCCAGGCCCGCGCCCTTCAGGTCAGCGGGCAAATCGCGGAGGCCCATTGGTTATTAATCGAAGCACGCGGCGAAGGGTTGCCGTGGGCGTTCCTTGCGATTCTGGTGTTCTGGTTGGGCTTGATCTTCTTCACCTTCGGACTTTGGGCGCCCGTCAACGTGACGGTCATCTGCACATTGCTTGTTTGCGCGCTGTCGGTCGCGAGCGCTGTCTTCCTGATCGTCGATATGTCCCATCCATATCTTGGATTCATCCACGTTTCGGATGCTCCGTTGCGCGATGCCCTTGAA